GATGCGCGCGGCGGCGAGCCGCAGCGCGTTGCGCACCGCCTTGTCCTTTTCGGTCGCCAGGGCCGATTCGATCAGCGGCAGCATGTCTTCGCTGGCGTTCTCGCGCAGCTCGTTGGCCGCGGCCAGGCGTACCTCGCGATCGGGCGATTTGACCCGCGAGGCGGCCAGGGCGCCTTGCAGCACGCCGCGCAGGCGGTTGTTCAGGTAGATCTGGTCGGACGACTCGGGATAGGTGACGCTCTGGCCGGTGCGCGGGTCGATGGCCTCGGTGTCGGTCAAGATCACCAGCGCGCCCTCGGCGGTGACGTAGAGGGTGCCGTCGGCCAGGGCATCGAGCACCTTGATGCTCTGTTCGCTGCCGTCGGCGGCCAGGGCGTTGATGGCTTCGATGCGGCTGTCGGAATCGTCCTCGGCGAGCTTGGCGAAGACCGCGTCGGAGGGCACGGCATGGGCGCACAAGGCGCACAGGGCCAGCGCGAGGGCGAGTAAGGATCGCATCATGATGTCGATTCCGGTGAGGCGGACAGGGCAGGGGACGGGCATCAAAAAACCGGGTCGGCCGACGACCGACCCGGCAATCCATGCAATGCGGTTCGGGCGCTCAGAGTCCCTGCTTGGACTCGTTGCCCTCGATGTACGGGCTCCACGGCTGGGCGCGGATCGGCTCCTTGGTCTTCCACACCACCGAGAACTGGCCGTCCGGACGGATCTCGCCGATCAGCACCGGCTTGTGCAGGTGATGGTTGGTCTTGTCCATGGTCAGGGTGAAGCCGCTCGGCGCCTTGAAGCTCTGGCCGCCCATGGCCTTGATCACCGCATCCACGTCGGTGGTGCCGGCCTTCTCGACCGCCTGCTTCCACATGTGGATGCCCACGTAGGTCGCTTCCATCGGATCGTTGGTGACCACGGTGTCGGCGTTGGGCACCTTGTTGGCCTTGGCCCAGGCCTTGTATTCCTTGATGAAGGCGGCGTTGGTCGGGTTCTTGATGGACATGAAGTAGTTCCACGCCGCCAGGTGGCCCACCAGCGGCTTGGCATCCACGCCGCGCAGTTCCTCTTCACCCACGGAGAAGGCCACCACCGGCACCTCGGTCGCCTTCAGGCCCGCGTTGCCCAGCTCCTTGTAGAAGGGCACGTTGGAGTCGCCGTTGATGGTGGAGACCACGGCGGTCTTCTTGCCCTCGGAGGCGAACTTCTTGATCTTGGCGATGATGGTCTGGTAGTCGGAATGGCCGAAGGGGGTGTACTCCTCCATGATGTCCGCATCCGCGACGCCCTTGGAGTGCAGGAAGGCGCGCAGGATCTTGTTGGTGGTGCGCGGATAGACGTAGTCGGTGCCCAGCAGCACGAAGCGCTTGGCCGAGCCGCCGTCCTTGCTCATCAGGTATTCGACCGCCGGGATCGCCTGCTGGTTGGGCGCCGCGCCGGTGTAGAACACGTTCTTCTCCAGCTCCTCGCCCTCGTACTGCACCGGGTAGAAGAGCAGGCCGTTGAGCTCCTTGAACACCGGCAGTACCGACTTGCGCGACACCGAGGTCCAGCAGCCGAACACCACCGCCACCTTGTCCTGGCTCAGCAGCTGACGCGCCTTCTCGGCGAACAGCGGCCAGTTGGAGGCCGGGTCGACCACCACCGGCTCCAGCTTCTTGCCCATCACGCCCCCATGGGCGTTGATCTCCTCGATCGTCATCAGCGCCGTGTTCTTCAGCGCCGTCTCGGAAATGGCCATGGTGCCGGACAGCGAATGGAGGATGCCCACCTTGATGGTGTCGGCAGCCTGCGCGAACGTGGACACCGAGCCCATGGCCGCCAGCGACGCGGACAGGGTCAGGGCCTTGATGAAGGAACGACGGGTTTTCATTGGGGGAGCTCCCTTTCTTGAAGGACTGAAGTCGAACCCGATCGCTATCGATCGGGCATGCGCAGTACACGACTGGCAGCTTAGGGAGCGGTGCACCATGGCGGAATACGCCAATGTGCGTACATGGGGGTGTTCGGGTGCGGGACTACGCCGATGTGCGTAGCGCTGGGGGTTTTTATCCTGGATCAAGTGCGTCGGATGTATAGCCGAGTAAATTACTCAGCTATACAGAAAAAGCCCCACGGAGAGACCCATGCTGTTCACGAGCCACCATCGCGCGCGGCGCGAGGCCGAGGCGCGCTGCGCCGTCCTGGCCGAACAGAACGCGGCCCTGCAGGCGCGGCTTGCCGCCGCCGAAGCCCACGCCACCGCGCTGTCGGGCGAGCTGGCCGCCCGCCACGACGAACGCACCGCCCTCGACGGCGTGTTCCGCAACCTCGGCCGTTTCGGCGAGTCGCTCGGCGGTGTGCGCGAGTCCTTCCTCGGCCTGGCGACCACGCTCAACGCGGAGAAGGCGTCGGCCGCCGAGGGCGCGGCCCGCGCCGATGCCAACCGCGTCGCCTTCGGCCATATCGCGGCCGATCTC
The nucleotide sequence above comes from Nitrogeniibacter mangrovi. Encoded proteins:
- the urtA gene encoding urea ABC transporter substrate-binding protein, with amino-acid sequence MKTRRSFIKALTLSASLAAMGSVSTFAQAADTIKVGILHSLSGTMAISETALKNTALMTIEEINAHGGVMGKKLEPVVVDPASNWPLFAEKARQLLSQDKVAVVFGCWTSVSRKSVLPVFKELNGLLFYPVQYEGEELEKNVFYTGAAPNQQAIPAVEYLMSKDGGSAKRFVLLGTDYVYPRTTNKILRAFLHSKGVADADIMEEYTPFGHSDYQTIIAKIKKFASEGKKTAVVSTINGDSNVPFYKELGNAGLKATEVPVVAFSVGEEELRGVDAKPLVGHLAAWNYFMSIKNPTNAAFIKEYKAWAKANKVPNADTVVTNDPMEATYVGIHMWKQAVEKAGTTDVDAVIKAMGGQSFKAPSGFTLTMDKTNHHLHKPVLIGEIRPDGQFSVVWKTKEPIRAQPWSPYIEGNESKQGL